In Perognathus longimembris pacificus isolate PPM17 chromosome 3, ASM2315922v1, whole genome shotgun sequence, a single window of DNA contains:
- the LOC125348056 gene encoding olfactory receptor 958-like, with protein MDCGNHTSVTEFILLGIAHTRGLQTMLLLLFLAFYLFALLGNLLILLAILASSTLRTPMYFFLGNLSVFDILFPSVNTPKMMGVLLGQGRGISFQGCACQVFFYHALGCTECFLYTVKAYDRFAAICRPLRYAAMVSARLCTCLAVGTWLGGCVHGCVLTLLTFRLPYCGPNEVDSFFCDIPAVLRLARADTSLVQTVSITNVGAVSLTCFLLVLTSYTRIAVSILHIRSSEGRRRAFSTCSAHLTSVLFFYGLVIVVYLRPASSPWLDAAVQVFNNVVTPSLNPLIYSLRNKEVKSALRKVLTPVAQPLGDKD; from the coding sequence ATGGACTGCGGCAACCACACCTCGGTGACAGAGTTCATCCTCCTGGGCATCGCCCACACCCGAGGGCTGCAGACCatgctcctccttctcttcctggcCTTCTACCTGTTCGCCTTGCTGGGGAACCTGCTCATCTTGCTCGCCATCCTggcctcctccaccctccgcaCCCCCATGTATTTCTTCCTGGGCAACCTGTCGGTGTTCGACATCTTATTTCCCTCTGTGAACACCCCGAAGATGATGGGGGTTCTGCTGGGGCAGGGCCGCGGCATCTCCTTCCAGGGCTGCGCCTGCCAGGTCTTCTTCTACCACGCGCTGGGCTGCACCGAGTGCTTCCTGTACACGGTGAAGGCCTACGACCGCTTCGCCGCCATCTGCCGCCCGCTGCGCTACGCGGCCATGGTCAGCGCCCGGCTGTGCACCTGCCTGGCGGTGGGCACCTGGCTGGGCGGCTGCGTGCACGGCTGCGTCCTCACGCTCCTGACCTTCCGCCTGCCCTACTGCGGCCCCAACGAGGTGGACAGCTTCTTCTGTGACATCCCCGCGGTGCTGCGCCTGGCCCGCGCCGACACCTCCCTAGTGCAGACGGTGAGCATCACCAACGTCGGTGCGGTGTCGCTCACGTGTTTCCTCCTGGTCCTCACGTCTTACACACGCATCGCCGTCTCCATCCTGCACATCCGCTCCTCGGAAGGCCGGCGCAGAGCCTTCTCCACCTGCAGCGCCCACCTGACCTCCGTCCTCTTCTTCTACGGGCTGGTGATCGTGGTCTACCTCAGGCCGGCCTCCAGTCCCTGGCTCGATGCTGCGGTTCAGGTGTTCAACAACgtggtcaccccttccctcaaccCACTGATTTACTCCTTGAGGAACAAGGAGGTGAAATCGGCGTTGAGGAAGGTGTTGACTCCCGTGGCCCAGCCTCTGGGTGATAAGGACTAA